The following proteins are co-located in the Primulina tabacum isolate GXHZ01 chromosome 11, ASM2559414v2, whole genome shotgun sequence genome:
- the LOC142519481 gene encoding G-type lectin S-receptor-like serine/threonine-protein kinase At4g27290 isoform X3 has product MEILQKGLALAFLFIIPATFGATNTITTSQMIRDGETMVSSDGVFELGFFRTGKLTNQYVGLWYRNIKVRRVVWVVNREAPLTGAGGVLKVIEPGLLVLLNDTNGATVWSSKSSRSVQNPIAQLLDSGNLVVRDANDERPENFLWQSFDHPTDTGLPGMKIGMNYVTGIETYLMSWKSNDDPALGDFSTHVDPTGYPQVLLKNGTEIWSRNGPWNGFGFSGGPNETGEATYKIHLVMNEKEVYVFQEIIDKSVTIAVVDESGYQQRWTWVDGAQNWVKFTYLPVDSCDQYKLCGAYGKCSTNTPFCRCLDRFVPKDQEGWARSDRSNGCVRRNNLSCQGDIFLKYPGIKLPDSRNSRYIDVLALEDCKAECLKDCSCMACTKLDRSKGTGCLLWFGDLIDMKDQPENGDDIYIRMSSSEAENVAESEGKKKYTTVAVSLTSVMIIILIGTGLFLYIRKRLSYQNLRMKGQHFGSHEQNSELPLFDLSTILEATDHFSINNKLGEGGFGPVYKGMLEGGQEIAVKRLSKDSMQGLDEFKNEIIFIGKLQHRNLVRLIGGCINGEEKMLIYEYMPNKSLDMILFDQTKSMLLDWKKRFSVINGIARGLLYLHQDSQLRVIHRDLKPSNVLLDSDMNPKISDFGMARSFLENETGAKTRRVVGT; this is encoded by the exons ATGGAAATTTTACAAAAAGGCCTGGCTTTGGCGTTCCTTTTCATTATTCCGGCCACTTTTGGTGCGACTAATACGATAACAACTAGTCAGATGATTAGAGATGGCGAGACCATGGTATCGTCTGATGGAGTATTCGAATTGGGATTTTTCAGAACAGGAAAGTTAACAAATCAATACGTGGGTCTATGGTACAGGAATATCAAAGTTAGGAGAGTTGTTTGGGTTGTCAACAGAGAAGCACCATTAACAGGGGCAGGAGGTGTGTTAAAGGTTATCGAACCTGGACTCTTGGTGCTACTGAATGACACCAATGGAGCAACAGTGTGGTCTTCAAAATCGTCAAGGTCTGTACAAAACCCAATTGCACAGTTACTGGACTCCGGAAATTTAGTCGTAAGAGATGCGAATGATGAAAGGCCAGAGAATTTCCTCTGGCAGAGTTTTGATCATCCGACTGATACAGGTTTACCTGGAATGAAGATTGGAATGAACTATGTAACAGGTATCGAAACTTACTTAATGTCATGGAAAAGCAATGATGACCCTGCTCTTGGAGATTTTAGTACTCACGTGGATCCAACAGGATACCCACAAGTACTACTAAAAAATGGTACAGAAATTTGGTCTAGAAATGGTCCTTGGAATGGATTTGGCTTCAGTGGGGGACCGAATGAGACAGGAGAAGCAACATACAAGATTCATTTAGTAATGAATGAGAAGGAGGTATATGTTTTCCAAGAAATTATCGATAAATCAGTTACGATAGCTGTAGTCGATGAGAGTGGTTATCAACAACGTTGGACTTGGGTTGATGGAGCTCAAAATTGGGTGAAATTTACCTACTTACCAGTAGATAGTTGTGATCAATACAAGTTATGTGGTGCATATGGTAAGTGTAGCACTAACACTCCATTTTGTAGATGCCTGGACAGATTTGTGCCCAAAGACCAAGAAGGGTGGGCTAGATCAGATAGGTCGAATGGATGCGTTCGGCGAAATAACTTGAGTTGTCAAGGAGATATATTCTTGAAATATCCTGGCATTAAATTGCCGGACTCAAGAAATTCGCGTTACATCGATGTTTTGGCACTAGAAGACTGCAAAGCAGAATGCTTAAAGGACTGCTCTTGTATGGCATGCACAAAGTTAGATCGAAGCAAAGGCACCGGGTGCCTTCTTTGGTTTGGAGACTTGATTGACATGAAAGACCAACCTGAGAATGGAGATGATATTTACATCAGAATGTCTTCTTCAGAGGCAG AAAATGTTGCTGAATCTGAAGGAAAGAAGAAATATACAACAGTTGCAGTGAGTTTGACATCAGTGATGATTATAATTCTTATTGGCACGGGCCTCTTTCTATATATCCGGAAGCGGTTGAGTTATCAAAACCTTAGAATGAAGG GCCAACATTTTGGAAGTCATGAGCAGAACTCGGAGCTGCCATTATTTGATCTATCAACTATTTTGGAAGCTACAGATCACTTTTCAATTAACAACAAGCTCGGGGAGGGTGGATTTGGGCCGGTTTATAAG GGCATGCTGGAAGGTGGAcaagaaattgcagtgaaaCGGTTATCCAAGGACTCCATGCAAGGACTAGATGAATTCAAAAATGAAATAATCTTTATTGGCAAACTTCAACATCGAAATCTCGTCAGGCTTATCGGCGGCTGCATCAATGGAGAGGAAAAAATGTTGATCTATGAATATATGCCTAATAAAAGCCTGGACATGATTTTATTTG ACCAAACAAAAAGCATGTTACTTGATTGGAAAAAGCGCTTCAGTGTTATCAATGGCATTGCTAGGGGACTGCTGTATCTTCATCAAGATTCCCAATTGAGAGTCATACATCGAGACCTCAAACCTAGCAATGTATTGCTAGATTCAGACATGAACCCTAAGATATCAGACTTTGGTATGGCTAGAAGTTTTCTAGAGAATGAGACTGGAGCTAAGACACGACGAGTTGTTGGAACATA